Proteins co-encoded in one Marmota flaviventris isolate mMarFla1 chromosome 9, mMarFla1.hap1, whole genome shotgun sequence genomic window:
- the Lipt2 gene encoding octanoyl-[acyl-carrier-protein]:protein N-octanoyltransferase LIPT2, mitochondrial, with the protein MSQPGVRLVWLGRVQYAELLALQERWLRRLQAEPATKASSGTEAGALLLCEPAGPVYTAGLRGGLTSEETARLRALGAEVRATGRGGLATFHGPGQLLCHPLLDLRRLGLRLRTHVAALEACAVRLCELQGLRGARARPPPYTGVWLGERKVCAIGVRCGRHITSHGLALNCSTDLTWFEHIVPCGLVGTGVTSLSEELQRHITVDEIMPSFLVAFKETYKCTLVSDDSPS; encoded by the exons ATGTCGCAACCCGGGGTTCGGCTGGTGTGGCTGGGTCGCGTGCAGTATGCCGAGCTACTGGCGCTACAAGAGCGCTGGCTGCGGCGACTGCAGGCCGAGCCTGCAACTAAGGCCTCGTCGGGGACTGAGGCGGGCGCGCTCCTGCTGTGCGAGCCCGCGGGGCCCGTTTACACAGCCGGGCTGCGCGGTGGCCTGACATCGGAGGAAACCGCGCGGCTGCGGGCCTTGGGCGCCGAGGTGCGTGCCACAGGCCGCGGCGGCCTGGCCACCTTCCACGGTCCGGGGCAGCTGCTTTGCCACCCGTTGCTGGACTTGCGGCGCCTAGGCCTGCGCTTGCGCACTCACGTGGCGGCGCTGGAGGCGTGCGCCGTGCGCCTGTGCGAACTCCAGGGCCTCAGGGGCGCCCGCGCGCGGCCCCCGCCCTACACCGGCGTCTGGCTGGGCGAGCGCAAGGTTTGCGCGATCG GAGTTCGTTGTGGAAGGCACATCACATCCCACGGCCTGGCTCTGAATTGCTCTACGGACCTCACATGGTTTGAGCATATTGTACCTTGCGGACTGGTTGGGACAGGCGTCACTTCCCTAAGTGAGGAGCTCCAGAGGCACATCACCGTGGATGAAATAATGCCATCTTTCCTTGTGGCCTTTAAGGAGACGTACAAGTGCACACTGGTCTCGGACGACAGCCCCAGCTGA